From the genome of Candidatus Electrothrix communis, one region includes:
- the ilvY gene encoding HTH-type transcriptional activator IlvY, translated as MNIETLHIFQHLAKTLHFGRTSRACNISPSALTRAVQRLEEEVGEQLLLRDNRSVSLTRAGEYFREYAEDVLQRREQLQLQLASNRELKGSVSLYCSVTAAYSVLPNIFQRFRKAYPRVHLKLQTGDAADALTRLQNRETDIAIAALPEKLSDRIDFLKIMETPLVFIEPTEYPDTVHVQRKRKGIDWQKTPIIMPKIGLSRQRIDYWFTENHIVPDVYAEVAGNEAIIAMVSLGCGVGVVPLLVLEKSPAREQVKPLEPSPRLAPFSIAICTMRKKNRSPQVQAFWEISTSTEKNSKKR; from the coding sequence ATGAATATTGAAACGTTACATATTTTTCAGCATCTTGCCAAAACCCTCCATTTCGGCAGAACCAGCCGGGCCTGCAACATTTCCCCTTCAGCCCTGACCCGTGCTGTACAGCGATTGGAAGAAGAAGTAGGGGAACAGCTTTTACTCCGTGATAATCGGTCGGTTTCCCTAACCAGAGCAGGAGAATACTTTCGGGAATACGCAGAAGATGTACTCCAGCGACGGGAACAGCTTCAGCTCCAACTTGCAAGTAACCGAGAGCTGAAAGGCTCTGTCTCCCTCTACTGCTCTGTAACTGCGGCGTATTCTGTGCTCCCAAATATTTTTCAGCGCTTCAGAAAGGCCTACCCGAGGGTTCATCTTAAATTACAGACCGGTGATGCTGCTGATGCTCTGACCCGCCTGCAAAATAGGGAAACAGATATAGCGATTGCGGCCCTGCCGGAAAAGTTGTCGGACCGAATCGACTTTCTGAAAATAATGGAAACCCCGTTGGTATTTATTGAACCGACTGAATACCCGGATACTGTACATGTACAGCGCAAGAGAAAGGGGATTGATTGGCAGAAGACGCCGATCATCATGCCAAAAATTGGCCTCAGCAGGCAGCGGATAGATTACTGGTTTACTGAAAACCATATCGTCCCGGATGTTTATGCCGAGGTGGCAGGAAATGAGGCGATTATTGCAATGGTCAGCCTTGGCTGCGGCGTGGGCGTTGTGCCGTTATTAGTCCTGGAAAAGAGTCCAGCACGGGAACAGGTAAAGCCTCTGGAGCCCTCGCCTCGGTTGGCCCCGTTTTCCATTGCAATATGTACCATGAGGAAAAAAAATCGTTCTCCGCAGGTTCAGGCATTTTGGGAGATTTCAACATCAACAGAGAAAAACAGTAAGAAAAGATGA
- a CDS encoding CZB domain-containing protein: protein MDITKLQVGIIAHLQWKSKLADFFYGVEELSLSDVSDHTSCDFGKLLYGSVLREFSDFDEISTLESLHKEVHDDIKALIQMPLEGRKSATGKQALDDFKKKCDRLVQIMERLEAQAKLT from the coding sequence ATGGATATCACAAAATTACAGGTTGGGATTATAGCACATTTGCAATGGAAGTCAAAACTCGCTGATTTCTTTTATGGAGTTGAGGAGTTATCTCTTTCAGATGTTTCTGATCATACCAGTTGTGATTTCGGTAAATTGTTATACGGTAGCGTTCTGCGTGAATTCAGTGATTTTGACGAGATAAGCACACTGGAAAGTCTGCATAAGGAAGTTCATGACGATATCAAGGCCCTTATCCAGATGCCACTGGAAGGGCGAAAGAGTGCAACAGGAAAGCAGGCCCTGGATGATTTTAAAAAGAAATGTGATAGGCTTGTCCAGATAATGGAACGCCTGGAAGCTCAGGCTAAGCTAACATAG
- a CDS encoding MOSC domain-containing protein: MSTIEAICISKKKGIPKSPIEEATFQVGFGILKDAHGGDWHRQVSLLAGESIDRVKEKLPQLTQGAFAENIITRGVDLGAVAVGDTLRIGSEILLEITQIGKKCHDDGCAIKKATGDCIMPKEGIFAKVLQGGEAKAGDSITVTLQSTNKL; this comes from the coding sequence ATGTCGACAATTGAAGCAATTTGCATCAGCAAAAAAAAAGGTATCCCTAAAAGCCCCATTGAAGAAGCAACTTTCCAAGTTGGCTTCGGTATTCTTAAAGATGCTCATGGTGGTGACTGGCACCGGCAAGTATCTTTACTAGCAGGAGAAAGCATAGACAGGGTCAAAGAGAAACTCCCCCAACTCACTCAGGGAGCCTTTGCGGAAAATATTATAACCAGGGGCGTTGATCTCGGCGCGGTCGCTGTAGGCGACACCTTGCGGATCGGTTCAGAGATTCTCCTGGAGATCACCCAAATTGGCAAAAAATGTCACGATGATGGCTGCGCAATCAAAAAAGCCACTGGTGACTGTATCATGCCAAAAGAAGGCATTTTTGCCAAAGTTCTTCAGGGAGGCGAGGCCAAGGCCGGTGACTCAATCACGGTTACATTGCAATCTACAAACAAGCTATAA
- a CDS encoding NADH-quinone oxidoreductase subunit D: protein MTTQSAEKYRLDGDTLPEGFRLPQSDAEDADEFFVNIGPQHPSTHGVLRIVARLSGETIVEAVPHLGYIHRGIEKMAENQTYIQNIHLTDRLDYLSAFFNNLCFCMTVEQAMDIGLPERGEYLRVMVCELQRIQSHLLWWGVMGMDLGGFTPFLYGFREREMITDIFEEMCGARLTMNFFRPGGSSFDAPDTFVPRIKKFIKIMYKALDEYNTLLSGNIIFLERTRGVGILSKEDVLAYGCSGAVLRASDVSYDVRKNDAYSIYDQFDFDIPTSTEGDSLARYQIKMEEIVQSLRILEQAVEKFPEGPYRSQPKAVYKLPKGSYYSQVETPRGILGTYIVSDGGPKPYRVKYRSPNFSNLSALNHAAQGLKLADLVTIMSSMDFVIPDMDK from the coding sequence ATGACCACACAATCCGCTGAAAAATACCGTCTTGACGGAGATACCTTGCCTGAGGGATTCAGGCTGCCGCAATCGGACGCTGAGGACGCTGATGAGTTTTTCGTCAACATCGGCCCCCAACATCCCAGCACCCACGGCGTGCTCAGGATTGTCGCCCGTTTGAGCGGCGAAACCATCGTGGAAGCGGTGCCCCATCTCGGCTATATCCATCGCGGAATTGAGAAGATGGCCGAGAATCAGACCTATATTCAAAATATCCACCTCACGGATCGACTAGATTATCTTTCCGCCTTTTTCAACAATCTCTGCTTCTGCATGACTGTTGAACAGGCTATGGACATCGGGTTGCCCGAACGCGGTGAATATCTCCGCGTCATGGTCTGTGAACTCCAAAGAATCCAGTCGCATCTGCTCTGGTGGGGGGTTATGGGCATGGACCTCGGCGGTTTTACGCCTTTCCTTTATGGCTTCAGAGAACGTGAAATGATCACGGATATCTTTGAAGAAATGTGCGGGGCCCGCCTAACCATGAATTTTTTCCGTCCCGGCGGCTCTTCCTTTGACGCCCCGGATACCTTTGTTCCCAGGATTAAAAAATTTATCAAGATTATGTACAAGGCCCTTGATGAATACAACACCCTACTGAGCGGCAATATCATTTTTCTGGAAAGGACCCGTGGTGTGGGCATCCTGTCCAAGGAAGATGTCTTGGCCTATGGTTGCTCAGGAGCCGTTTTGCGTGCCTCTGATGTCTCTTATGATGTACGCAAAAATGACGCGTACTCCATTTACGATCAGTTTGATTTTGATATCCCGACCAGCACAGAAGGCGACAGCCTTGCTCGCTATCAGATCAAAATGGAAGAAATTGTCCAGTCTTTGCGTATTTTAGAACAGGCAGTGGAAAAATTCCCGGAAGGACCGTATCGCAGTCAACCAAAGGCAGTCTACAAACTCCCCAAAGGCAGCTACTATAGTCAGGTTGAAACGCCGAGAGGTATCTTGGGAACTTATATTGTCTCCGACGGCGGTCCGAAACCCTACCGAGTGAAATATCGTTCGCCGAATTTTTCCAATCTCAGCGCTCTCAACCATGCGGCACAAGGCCTTAAGCTTGCAGACTTGGTAACAATAATGTCCAGTATGGATTTTGTTATCCCGGATATGGACAAGTAG